The following are from one region of the Acidimicrobiia bacterium genome:
- the nifJ gene encoding pyruvate:ferredoxin (flavodoxin) oxidoreductase — protein MVAVAAATTPRDQIVVDGNEAAARIAFALSEVMAIYPITPASAMGELADAWAHQGKTNIWGAVPEVVEMQSEAGAAGALHGAIQTGALGSTFTASQGLLLMLPNLYKIAGELTPAVVHVAARTIATHALSIFGDHSDVMAARQTGMALLCSSSVQEAQDLALVSHVATLESRIPFLHFFDGFRTSHEVATIDAIREDVIRAMVDDRLVSAHRMRSLDPNRPVLRGTAQNPDVFFQSREAANSFTDATPAIVASVMDRLAEHTGRRYRLFDYHGVADAERVLVVMGSAAGAATEAVDHLTSRDEKVGVIVVRLYRPFAGDAFLAALPETARSIAVLDRTKEPGAVGDPLYLDVVAALSEHGRRDVEAIGVRYGLSSKEFTPAHALTVLEELAKPAPIRHATVGITDDVTKRSLPVTAEWREPDDVFRGLFFGLGSDGTVGANKSTAKIVGARGGGHAQGYFVYDSKKSGAMTVSHLRFSPRPITSTYLVDEADFVACHNFGILEKIDVLEHAAPGATFLLNSPFEASAVWSRIPRETQHHIVDKKLRFFVIDADEVATTAGLGKRVNTVLQTCFFALTDLVPGSEATGAIKASIEKAYGRFGDVVLERNFAAVDAAIDAMQEVPVPAEATTALHIRAAVPEDVPDFVAKVTGVILAGRGDDLPVSAFPVDGTFPTATSRFEKRSIATEIPMWDPEICIDCGRCALVCPHAAIRMKVYDPSAIEDAPDGFQSKLWKSKDFAGMAMTIQVAPDDCTGCGVCVDICPARSKEVAAHKAIDMAPKDPTLAVTRRSFDYFLEIAPHDRTTLDVASIKGSQLLEPLFEFSGACAGCGETPYLKLLSQLYGDRAVVANATGCSSIYGGNLPTTPWAVDGEGRGPAWSNSLFEDNAEFGLGMRLAIDERTQAAQHLVEALADRIGDIAAELLDADQTSEAGIAEQRRRVGALRECLAGIDDGRARTLEQIADSLVSTSVWIVGGDGWAYDIGFGGLDHVLASGRDVNILVLDTEVYSNTGGQASKATPRAAVAKFASAGKATGKKDLGMIAQAYGNVYVAQVAMGANMTQVVKAFTEAESYPGPSLIIAFSPCIAHGLEMSTMMQHQKAAAECGYWPLYRYDPRAEAAGDPGLRLDSRKSAMRFAEYAASEARFAMLARSNPHHAEHLMERAQQDIDDRWQLYEQMVDIHRTAVYAEAEE, from the coding sequence ATGGTGGCCGTGGCGGCAGCAACGACACCCCGAGATCAGATCGTCGTCGACGGCAACGAAGCAGCGGCGCGCATCGCCTTCGCTCTCAGCGAGGTCATGGCGATCTACCCGATCACCCCGGCATCCGCCATGGGAGAGCTCGCCGATGCGTGGGCCCATCAAGGGAAAACGAACATCTGGGGCGCCGTCCCCGAGGTCGTCGAGATGCAGTCCGAGGCGGGTGCCGCCGGGGCGCTCCACGGCGCCATCCAGACGGGAGCGCTCGGCTCCACCTTCACGGCGTCGCAGGGCCTTCTCCTCATGCTGCCGAACCTCTACAAGATCGCAGGCGAGCTGACCCCGGCCGTCGTCCACGTGGCGGCCCGCACCATCGCGACGCATGCCCTCAGCATCTTCGGAGATCACAGCGACGTCATGGCCGCCCGCCAGACCGGGATGGCCCTGCTCTGCTCGAGCTCGGTACAGGAAGCCCAGGACCTCGCCCTCGTCTCCCACGTCGCGACGCTGGAGAGTCGGATCCCGTTCCTCCACTTCTTCGACGGGTTCCGCACGTCGCACGAGGTGGCCACGATCGACGCCATCCGGGAGGACGTGATCCGGGCGATGGTCGACGACCGGCTCGTCTCCGCTCACCGCATGCGATCGCTCGACCCGAACCGCCCCGTGCTGCGCGGCACGGCCCAGAACCCCGATGTCTTCTTCCAGAGCCGCGAAGCAGCCAACTCGTTCACGGACGCGACTCCGGCGATCGTGGCTTCGGTGATGGACCGGCTGGCCGAGCACACGGGGCGTCGCTACCGCTTGTTCGACTACCACGGCGTCGCCGACGCCGAGAGGGTGCTCGTCGTGATGGGGAGCGCCGCCGGAGCGGCGACCGAAGCCGTCGACCATCTCACCTCCCGGGACGAGAAGGTCGGCGTCATCGTCGTGAGGCTCTACCGGCCATTCGCGGGCGACGCCTTCCTCGCCGCCTTGCCGGAGACGGCCCGCTCGATCGCCGTGCTCGACCGAACCAAAGAGCCGGGCGCGGTCGGTGATCCGCTCTACCTCGACGTGGTCGCGGCGCTCTCAGAGCACGGCCGACGAGACGTCGAGGCGATCGGGGTTCGCTACGGCCTCTCCTCGAAGGAGTTCACCCCGGCACACGCCCTCACGGTCCTCGAAGAGCTGGCCAAGCCTGCGCCGATCCGCCACGCCACCGTCGGCATCACGGACGACGTCACCAAACGGTCGCTTCCGGTCACGGCCGAGTGGCGCGAGCCCGATGACGTCTTCCGGGGACTGTTCTTCGGGCTCGGCAGCGACGGCACGGTCGGCGCCAACAAGAGCACGGCCAAGATCGTCGGCGCCCGCGGGGGCGGGCACGCCCAGGGCTACTTCGTGTACGACTCGAAGAAATCCGGGGCGATGACCGTTTCTCACCTGCGGTTCTCGCCTCGTCCGATCACGTCGACGTACCTCGTCGACGAGGCGGACTTCGTGGCGTGCCACAACTTCGGCATCCTCGAGAAGATCGACGTGCTCGAGCACGCCGCCCCGGGCGCCACGTTCCTCCTGAACTCCCCGTTCGAGGCCTCCGCCGTCTGGAGCAGGATCCCTCGGGAGACCCAACACCACATCGTCGACAAGAAGCTTCGCTTCTTCGTCATCGATGCAGACGAGGTCGCCACCACGGCAGGGCTCGGCAAGCGTGTCAACACGGTCCTGCAGACCTGCTTCTTCGCCCTCACCGACCTCGTCCCGGGATCGGAGGCGACCGGCGCGATCAAGGCGTCCATCGAGAAGGCATACGGGCGATTCGGCGACGTCGTGCTCGAACGCAACTTCGCAGCGGTCGACGCAGCGATCGACGCCATGCAAGAGGTTCCCGTGCCCGCAGAGGCGACGACCGCGCTGCACATCCGTGCCGCCGTGCCGGAGGACGTCCCGGACTTCGTCGCCAAGGTCACGGGAGTCATCCTCGCCGGTCGCGGCGACGACCTCCCGGTCAGCGCCTTCCCGGTCGACGGGACCTTCCCGACGGCGACGTCTCGCTTCGAGAAGCGCTCGATCGCAACCGAGATCCCGATGTGGGATCCCGAGATCTGCATCGATTGCGGGCGGTGCGCCCTCGTCTGCCCCCATGCTGCGATCCGCATGAAGGTATACGACCCGTCGGCGATAGAGGACGCCCCCGACGGGTTCCAGTCGAAGCTGTGGAAGTCCAAGGACTTCGCAGGCATGGCGATGACGATCCAAGTGGCTCCCGACGACTGCACGGGCTGCGGCGTCTGTGTCGACATATGCCCGGCCCGCAGCAAGGAGGTGGCCGCCCACAAGGCGATCGACATGGCGCCCAAAGACCCGACCCTCGCCGTCACCCGCCGGTCCTTCGACTACTTCCTCGAGATCGCTCCCCACGACAGGACGACGCTCGATGTCGCCAGCATCAAGGGCTCTCAGCTACTCGAGCCGCTGTTCGAGTTCTCGGGGGCGTGCGCGGGCTGCGGGGAGACCCCGTACCTCAAGCTCCTCAGCCAGCTCTACGGAGACCGAGCCGTGGTCGCCAACGCCACCGGCTGCTCATCCATCTACGGCGGCAACCTGCCGACCACCCCGTGGGCGGTCGACGGTGAGGGCCGCGGGCCGGCGTGGTCGAACTCGCTCTTCGAGGACAACGCCGAGTTCGGCCTCGGGATGCGGCTCGCCATCGACGAGAGGACCCAGGCGGCGCAGCATCTCGTGGAAGCCCTCGCCGACCGCATCGGGGACATCGCAGCGGAGCTCCTCGACGCCGACCAGACGAGCGAAGCGGGCATCGCCGAGCAGCGCCGACGGGTCGGCGCCCTCAGGGAGTGTCTCGCCGGCATCGATGACGGGCGCGCCAGGACACTCGAGCAGATCGCCGACAGCCTGGTGAGCACGAGCGTGTGGATCGTGGGCGGCGACGGGTGGGCGTACGACATCGGGTTCGGAGGCCTCGACCACGTGCTCGCCTCAGGACGGGACGTCAACATCCTCGTGCTCGACACCGAGGTGTACTCGAACACCGGCGGCCAGGCCTCGAAAGCGACGCCGCGCGCCGCGGTCGCCAAGTTCGCCTCTGCCGGGAAGGCAACCGGCAAGAAGGACCTCGGGATGATCGCCCAGGCGTACGGGAACGTCTACGTCGCCCAGGTGGCCATGGGCGCCAACATGACACAAGTCGTGAAGGCGTTCACCGAGGCCGAGTCGTACCCGGGACCCTCGCTGATCATCGCCTTCAGCCCGTGCATCGCCCATGGCCTCGAGATGAGCACGATGATGCAGCACCAGAAAGCGGCGGCCGAGTGCGGGTACTGGCCGCTCTACCGCTACGACCCGCGAGCGGAGGCCGCCGGCGACCCGGGCCTGCGCCTCGACAGCCGCAAGTCCGCCATGCGCTTCGCCGAGTACGCCGCCAGCGAGGCCCGGTTCGCGATGCTCGCCCGATCGAACCCTCACCATGCCGAGCATCTGATGGAGCGCGCTCAGCAGGACATCGACGACCGCTGGCAGCTCTACGAGCAGATGGTCGACATCCACCGCACGGCCGTATACGCGGAGGCCGAGGAATGA
- the betB gene encoding betaine-aldehyde dehydrogenase: protein MLQLPEAKSYIGGRYHDAPDAVRFEAVNPATGQPICSVQQAGRSEVDAAVTSARSGFEEWSAMSGAQRGRVLNRAVALLRERNDELARLEVLDTGKPLQEALAVDVSSGADAVEYFAGLAASIHGDHYDLGSSFAYTRREPLGVCAGIGAWNYPIQIACWKSGPALACGNSMIFKPAELTPLTALRLAEIYTESGVPDGVFNVVQGDGSTGALLTAHPGIAKVSLTGEVTTGRKVMASAAETLKHVTLELGGKSPLIVFADADLDNAVSAALLANFYTQGEICSNGTRVFVDEAVHDEFVERLRIRTAKMRIGDPMNLETHVGALISAEHRDKVLGYIQAGIDAGARLVTGGGVPDGPECADGYFVEPTVFDGCTDDMTIVREEIFGPVMAVLTFNGEDEVVARANGTPYGLAAGIFTKDVQRAHRVAANLEAGTIWINTYNVTPIEMPFGGYKQSGIGRENSAAAIEHYTQLKSVYVEMGDVEAPY from the coding sequence CTGTTGCAGCTCCCAGAAGCGAAGTCGTACATCGGAGGCCGGTACCACGACGCACCCGACGCCGTGCGCTTCGAGGCGGTCAACCCGGCCACCGGACAGCCGATATGCAGCGTCCAGCAGGCGGGCAGGAGCGAAGTCGATGCGGCGGTCACGTCCGCCCGATCCGGCTTCGAGGAGTGGTCCGCCATGAGCGGCGCCCAACGCGGCAGGGTCCTCAACAGGGCGGTGGCGCTGCTGCGAGAGCGCAACGACGAGCTCGCCAGGCTCGAGGTGCTCGACACCGGCAAGCCGCTTCAGGAGGCACTCGCCGTCGACGTTTCCTCCGGAGCAGACGCCGTCGAGTACTTCGCCGGCCTGGCCGCATCCATCCACGGCGACCACTACGACCTCGGGTCCTCGTTCGCGTATACCCGGCGAGAGCCGCTCGGCGTCTGCGCAGGGATTGGAGCGTGGAACTACCCCATCCAGATCGCTTGCTGGAAGTCGGGCCCGGCGCTTGCGTGCGGCAACTCGATGATCTTCAAACCGGCCGAGCTGACGCCGCTCACCGCCCTCCGGCTCGCCGAGATCTACACGGAGTCGGGCGTCCCGGACGGGGTGTTCAACGTCGTCCAGGGAGACGGCTCGACCGGGGCGCTCCTGACGGCTCACCCCGGAATCGCCAAGGTCTCGCTGACGGGCGAGGTGACGACCGGGCGCAAGGTGATGGCGAGCGCCGCCGAGACGCTCAAGCACGTGACCCTCGAGCTGGGAGGCAAGTCGCCTCTCATCGTGTTCGCAGACGCCGATCTCGACAACGCCGTCTCTGCCGCCCTCCTCGCCAACTTCTACACGCAGGGCGAGATCTGCTCGAACGGGACCAGGGTTTTCGTCGACGAGGCGGTCCACGACGAGTTCGTCGAGCGTCTCAGGATCCGGACGGCGAAGATGCGGATCGGCGACCCGATGAACCTCGAGACGCACGTCGGGGCACTCATATCTGCCGAGCATCGCGACAAGGTGCTCGGCTACATCCAGGCGGGAATCGACGCAGGGGCACGCCTCGTGACAGGAGGCGGCGTGCCGGACGGGCCGGAGTGCGCCGACGGCTACTTCGTGGAGCCGACCGTCTTCGACGGCTGCACGGACGACATGACCATCGTGCGTGAGGAGATCTTCGGGCCGGTGATGGCGGTGCTCACGTTCAACGGTGAGGACGAGGTCGTGGCGAGGGCGAATGGAACTCCATACGGCCTGGCGGCAGGCATCTTCACGAAGGACGTCCAGCGCGCCCACCGGGTGGCGGCGAACCTGGAAGCGGGCACGATCTGGATCAACACCTACAACGTCACGCCGATCGAGATGCCGTTCGGCGGTTACAAGCAATCCGGCATCGGCAGGGAGAACTCGGCGGCCGCCATCGAGCACTACACCCAGCTCAAGAGCGTCTACGTCGAGATGGGAGACGTCGAGGCACCCTATTGA
- a CDS encoding Gfo/Idh/MocA family oxidoreductase encodes MAVGLGVIGVGWWGRTLANAVNATGEARVVAGYSRSPDARDAFAAEFGCAAPGSLDELLADDDVEGVLIATSHSSHRPLVEAAAAAGKAIFVEKPLTLHLDDARAAVAAAEQAGVPLQVGHQRRRMPGNRAIKRMIDAGDLGTIQAAESHQSVPNALSHAPDAWRRDREESPLGGMTSLGVHKIDTLHYLVGPMKRVFTMSKNTMTDPEIDEATVVAIEFENGAVGTLVTSFVIPVNSCLSIYGIGGSAHTEMDAKQLFTQSPETGPQRTEVPLGQVDPIHDQLVEFAAVVRREKPPEVGGREGMAVVSVLEAMVRSSESNLPVDVSY; translated from the coding sequence ATGGCGGTCGGTCTGGGAGTCATCGGGGTCGGATGGTGGGGAAGGACGCTCGCCAACGCGGTCAACGCGACCGGCGAGGCCAGGGTGGTCGCCGGCTACTCGAGGTCTCCGGACGCCAGAGACGCCTTCGCGGCCGAGTTCGGTTGCGCGGCGCCGGGGTCGCTCGACGAGCTCCTTGCCGATGACGACGTCGAGGGTGTCCTCATCGCAACGTCGCACTCCAGCCACCGGCCGCTCGTCGAGGCGGCCGCCGCGGCAGGCAAAGCGATCTTCGTCGAGAAGCCGCTCACCCTGCACCTCGACGACGCCAGAGCAGCCGTCGCCGCCGCCGAGCAGGCCGGCGTGCCGCTCCAGGTGGGCCACCAGCGCAGGCGGATGCCCGGCAACCGGGCGATCAAGAGGATGATCGACGCCGGCGACCTCGGGACGATCCAAGCCGCCGAGAGCCACCAGTCGGTGCCGAACGCCCTCAGCCACGCCCCGGACGCTTGGCGGCGAGATCGAGAGGAGAGCCCTCTCGGAGGCATGACGTCGCTCGGCGTCCACAAGATCGACACGCTCCACTACCTCGTAGGGCCGATGAAGCGGGTGTTCACGATGTCGAAAAACACCATGACGGACCCCGAGATCGACGAGGCGACCGTGGTCGCCATCGAGTTCGAGAACGGAGCCGTCGGCACGCTGGTGACCTCGTTCGTCATACCGGTGAACTCGTGCCTGAGCATCTACGGGATCGGCGGCAGCGCCCACACCGAGATGGACGCCAAGCAGCTGTTCACCCAGTCCCCCGAGACCGGCCCGCAGCGCACCGAGGTACCGCTCGGCCAGGTCGACCCCATCCACGACCAGCTCGTCGAGTTCGCCGCCGTCGTGCGCCGCGAGAAGCCGCCCGAAGTGGGCGGCCGGGAGGGCATGGCAGTCGTATCCGTGCTCGAGGCCATGGTGCGCAGCAGCGAGTCCAACCTGCCGGTCGACGTGTCCTACTGA
- a CDS encoding alcohol dehydrogenase catalytic domain-containing protein yields MRSIQVIEPGVLEVRDTPEPAPSGGALIRLETAGICGTDVKILAGKIKSVYPRIMGHEAIGRVVVPGPSDAFAVGDRVLVDPAVACGRCALCRQGRPNLCLVGGLMGRDADGAFAELMTAPEERLIAVPDSIADDATGLLQVCGTTIHALRTVSIFPGDSAVVVGLGVAGQLLVRLLVASGATVIGVTRAEWKRDLAAEAGAAAVCPPESAAEVVAEITGGAGVDYGIEAAGTEETLGRVIDLTRVGGQVVVFGTLTGGGAGLPYYQLYFKELTIHNPRAAIATDYARAVALAADGTLDLARLVTHRFSLDEGAAAFEAVDDPSSMKVLIRP; encoded by the coding sequence ATGCGGTCCATTCAAGTCATCGAGCCGGGTGTGCTGGAGGTCCGGGACACGCCCGAGCCGGCCCCGTCAGGTGGCGCCCTCATCCGGCTCGAGACGGCAGGCATATGCGGCACGGACGTGAAGATCCTCGCCGGCAAGATCAAGTCGGTCTACCCGAGGATCATGGGTCACGAAGCCATCGGGAGGGTCGTCGTCCCGGGGCCGAGTGACGCTTTCGCGGTAGGCGATCGTGTCCTCGTCGATCCCGCCGTGGCCTGTGGTCGATGCGCCCTGTGCCGCCAGGGACGGCCCAACCTGTGTCTCGTCGGCGGTCTCATGGGCCGGGACGCCGACGGGGCGTTCGCCGAGCTGATGACCGCTCCCGAGGAGCGCCTCATCGCAGTGCCCGACTCGATCGCCGACGATGCGACCGGGCTGCTCCAGGTGTGCGGGACGACGATCCACGCGCTGCGGACCGTTTCGATCTTCCCGGGCGATTCGGCCGTCGTCGTCGGGCTCGGCGTCGCCGGACAGCTTCTCGTCCGGCTCCTCGTCGCCTCCGGAGCGACGGTGATCGGCGTCACCCGAGCGGAGTGGAAGCGCGACCTGGCGGCGGAGGCGGGGGCGGCGGCCGTGTGTCCTCCGGAGAGCGCCGCAGAGGTCGTCGCCGAGATCACCGGCGGCGCCGGGGTCGACTACGGGATCGAGGCGGCCGGGACCGAGGAGACCCTCGGCCGGGTCATCGACCTGACGAGGGTCGGCGGCCAGGTGGTCGTGTTCGGGACGCTCACGGGTGGGGGCGCCGGGTTGCCGTACTACCAGCTCTATTTCAAGGAGCTGACGATCCACAACCCGAGAGCGGCGATCGCGACGGACTACGCCCGGGCCGTGGCGCTCGCGGCAGACGGGACGCTCGACCTCGCTCGCCTCGTGACCCACCGCTTCTCGCTGGACGAAGGTGCCGCCGCATTCGAGGCGGTCGACGATCCGAGCTCGATGAAGGTACTCATCCGCCCCTGA
- a CDS encoding GntR family transcriptional regulator: MDPGIAGVLGGAVRPRPTAYSFVFETLRQGILDGAITGGTRLVQAEIAEMLDVSTTPVREALRDLASEGLIRLDPHRGAVVHELTRDELLEMYEIRRVLEPEALRRAVDHIDEAGIEAALSIHEKMLADPESDGFSDLNRAFHLSIYDSAGSPRLAAILRGLFDTSAMYVRATMRQQPDLRKMAIGDHAAIIDALRARDTEGAITVIERHMRIPHEVFARDQRE; encoded by the coding sequence ATGGACCCCGGCATCGCCGGTGTCTTGGGTGGCGCAGTGCGCCCGAGGCCGACCGCCTACTCGTTCGTCTTCGAGACCCTCCGCCAGGGGATCCTCGACGGTGCGATCACGGGTGGGACCCGCCTGGTACAGGCGGAGATCGCCGAGATGCTCGACGTGAGCACGACTCCCGTGCGCGAAGCTCTGCGCGACCTCGCCTCGGAGGGCCTCATCAGGCTCGATCCGCATCGCGGCGCCGTCGTCCACGAGCTGACGCGGGACGAGCTCCTCGAGATGTACGAGATCAGGCGCGTCCTCGAGCCCGAGGCGCTGCGGAGAGCCGTCGATCACATCGATGAGGCAGGCATCGAGGCTGCGCTCTCCATCCACGAGAAGATGCTCGCCGATCCTGAGTCGGACGGCTTCAGCGACTTGAATCGGGCGTTCCATCTCTCGATCTACGACTCGGCAGGCTCGCCGCGGCTGGCTGCCATCCTCCGTGGCCTGTTCGACACCTCGGCGATGTATGTCCGGGCGACGATGCGCCAACAGCCGGACCTCAGGAAGATGGCCATCGGCGACCACGCCGCCATCATCGACGCCCTGCGGGCCAGGGACACCGAGGGGGCGATCACCGTCATCGAGCGCCACATGCGGATTCCCCACGAAGTGTTCGCCCGGGATCAGCGCGAGTGA
- a CDS encoding amidohydrolase family protein, translating into MSAGAVTVDIHCHLATPAAAAAVEDHKRPRYEPYDYFMGADSKEHNREMFPTIIEALRNPAARIEHMDRMGIDVQGLATFVSEYGYWAPAKVGAESARLQNERLAAAVADFPDRFVALGATVPLQDVDMAIAEMDRAVDDLGFKGLQIGGTIHGHNLDEPRFRPFWQAVAAKGVPVILHPNGYEESHRLGEYFLVNCVGNPLETMVAASRLIFSGLFEELPDLRLVLLHGGGYLPFYSSRSDHTWEVRPETRVAIPDHPPSHYMRRLYYDTMVFQPIYLRHLVEIVGADRVMAGTDFPFDMGETDPLGLVDATDGLDEDERAAIKGGNALRVFSL; encoded by the coding sequence ATGAGCGCCGGAGCGGTCACGGTCGACATCCATTGTCACCTGGCGACTCCTGCGGCCGCCGCCGCGGTCGAGGACCACAAGCGTCCCCGGTACGAGCCGTACGACTACTTCATGGGTGCCGATTCGAAGGAGCACAACCGGGAGATGTTCCCGACGATCATCGAGGCGCTCCGCAACCCGGCCGCCCGGATCGAGCACATGGACCGCATGGGCATCGACGTGCAGGGCTTGGCGACGTTCGTCTCGGAGTACGGGTATTGGGCACCGGCCAAGGTCGGCGCCGAGTCTGCCCGCCTGCAGAACGAGCGACTGGCGGCCGCGGTGGCGGACTTCCCCGACCGTTTCGTGGCGCTGGGGGCGACCGTGCCGCTCCAGGATGTCGACATGGCGATCGCCGAGATGGACCGGGCCGTCGACGACCTGGGGTTCAAGGGCCTCCAGATAGGTGGCACGATCCACGGCCACAACCTCGACGAGCCAAGGTTCCGGCCCTTCTGGCAAGCCGTTGCCGCCAAGGGCGTTCCCGTGATCCTGCACCCGAACGGTTACGAGGAGAGCCACCGCCTCGGTGAGTACTTCCTCGTCAACTGCGTCGGCAACCCTCTCGAGACGATGGTTGCGGCGAGTCGGCTGATCTTCTCGGGGCTCTTCGAAGAGTTGCCCGACCTCCGGCTCGTGCTCCTCCACGGTGGCGGGTACCTGCCGTTCTACAGCTCGCGGTCCGACCACACGTGGGAGGTGCGGCCCGAGACCAGGGTTGCGATCCCGGACCATCCGCCGAGCCACTACATGAGGCGGCTGTACTACGACACGATGGTGTTCCAGCCGATCTATCTGCGTCACCTCGTCGAGATCGTCGGCGCCGATCGCGTCATGGCGGGGACCGACTTTCCGTTCGACATGGGCGAAACCGATCCGCTCGGGCTGGTCGACGCCACCGACGGCCTCGACGAGGACGAGCGAGCCGCCATCAAGGGGGGCAACGCCCTGCGGGTGTTCTCGTTGTGA
- a CDS encoding protein-disulfide reductase DsbD domain-containing protein, with protein sequence MQLVELQETAASSSDLAVYAISYDPVDVLADFGARHGISYRLLSDVGSIAMSALGVLNRSIAADQAYWGWAYEDKHHGLPYPGSFVLDPSGIVVDKRFERSHRNRRTSRSVVEDLGLVAAGDGAEVSATAAADGITAAAYHATASVFPNQVSTVRVDVALDPGVHVFVPPTSGGYTLLEASIEAPDGVFWDEPDPPSGEPFLIDGIDDELQVVEGRAALEIPFHVHEKTGETVRFTIVVRYQACSATICLPPGEIRLELSLVVRPKM encoded by the coding sequence ATGCAGCTGGTCGAGTTGCAAGAGACGGCGGCGAGCAGCAGTGACCTCGCCGTCTACGCAATCTCGTACGACCCGGTCGATGTGCTCGCCGACTTCGGGGCCCGGCACGGCATCTCGTATCGGCTGCTCTCCGACGTCGGGAGCATCGCAATGAGCGCACTGGGGGTGCTGAACCGCAGTATCGCCGCCGATCAGGCGTACTGGGGATGGGCGTACGAGGACAAGCACCACGGCCTGCCGTACCCCGGGTCGTTCGTGTTGGACCCGTCAGGCATCGTGGTCGACAAACGCTTCGAGCGATCGCACAGGAACCGTCGCACGAGCCGATCGGTCGTGGAGGACCTCGGCCTCGTGGCAGCCGGCGACGGCGCCGAGGTGAGCGCTACCGCGGCGGCGGACGGAATCACTGCCGCCGCCTACCACGCAACCGCATCCGTCTTCCCGAACCAAGTGAGCACCGTCAGGGTCGACGTGGCGCTGGATCCAGGCGTGCACGTGTTCGTCCCGCCGACGAGCGGCGGGTACACGCTGCTGGAGGCTTCCATCGAGGCGCCGGACGGCGTCTTCTGGGACGAGCCGGATCCTCCGTCGGGGGAGCCCTTCCTCATCGACGGCATCGACGATGAGCTTCAAGTGGTCGAGGGGCGGGCAGCGCTCGAGATCCCATTCCACGTTCACGAGAAGACGGGCGAAACCGTCCGCTTCACGATCGTGGTGAGATACCAGGCGTGCTCCGCCACGATCTGTCTCCCACCGGGCGAGATCCGGCTCGAGCTGTCTCTCGTCGTCAGGCCGAAGATGTGA
- a CDS encoding TRAP transporter substrate-binding protein produces MTTIRAGGYAPRDSTHTRALEHIARRLDAAVDGAVAVEIVPNIMDLGRQSSDLLDMVEGGELTLCYFSTSYLGERVPELNALEVPFLFDTLDEAHSAMDGSFGAALTAATERRTGLEVLGYWDNGFRHLTNARHPVHVPEDVAGLRVRLQPNRVHEAMVEAWGGIPVAVELSRGIELLMAGEVDAQENPLANTTACGVDAIHPHVTMTAHLFGARGVYANPRSLEALPAEVADELRIAARDAIAFQRPAAAAFENETREKMAAAGTAFVDPTPDERAAFVAATARVAEWARSEVGEVVPWPT; encoded by the coding sequence GTGACCACGATCCGGGCGGGCGGCTACGCGCCCCGCGACAGCACACACACGCGGGCGCTCGAGCACATCGCCCGGCGGCTCGATGCCGCCGTCGACGGAGCGGTCGCGGTCGAGATCGTGCCCAACATCATGGACCTGGGACGCCAGAGCTCCGACCTCCTCGACATGGTCGAAGGCGGTGAGCTGACGCTGTGCTATTTCTCGACGAGCTACCTCGGAGAGCGGGTACCCGAGCTGAACGCCCTCGAGGTTCCGTTCCTGTTCGACACCCTCGACGAGGCACACTCGGCCATGGATGGGTCTTTCGGGGCGGCCCTGACGGCGGCAACGGAGCGCCGCACCGGTCTCGAGGTGCTCGGCTACTGGGACAACGGCTTCCGCCATCTCACGAACGCCCGCCATCCCGTCCATGTGCCGGAGGACGTGGCCGGCCTGCGGGTGCGCCTCCAGCCGAACCGGGTCCACGAGGCGATGGTCGAAGCGTGGGGAGGCATCCCGGTCGCCGTCGAGCTGAGCCGCGGGATCGAGCTGCTGATGGCCGGCGAGGTCGACGCCCAGGAGAACCCGCTGGCGAACACCACCGCATGCGGGGTGGACGCCATCCATCCCCACGTGACCATGACGGCCCACCTCTTCGGGGCTCGCGGCGTCTACGCAAATCCGAGATCGCTCGAGGCGCTGCCTGCCGAGGTCGCCGATGAGCTGCGGATCGCCGCTCGCGACGCCATCGCCTTCCAGCGCCCGGCGGCGGCGGCCTTCGAGAACGAGACGCGAGAGAAGATGGCCGCCGCCGGGACGGCGTTCGTCGATCCGACACCCGACGAGAGGGCCGCCTTCGTCGCGGCGACGGCGCGTGTCGCCGAATGGGCGAGGTCCGAGGTCGGCGAGGTGGTTCCGTGGCCGACGTGA